The following proteins are co-located in the Alphaproteobacteria bacterium genome:
- a CDS encoding aminotransferase class I/II-fold pyridoxal phosphate-dependent enzyme, with amino-acid sequence MSAKPMLTIHPQARDSIKKLGLQGPLKKHFSQIPFQIDLSNNTNPLSPYLPNYPMIDPLELKQLYLDFIGNESLTPENLLFTVGSADGIDLILRGFAQPPSDVICVTDPTYFAYEHWATLYDLPIKKIPLTGDNFEDISVKNIKNIDPKIFILCNPNNPTGTQVRTETIENICQTINGLVVIDEAYIEFSDQESAAKMLHKYDNLVILRTLSKAWGMAGARCGIILADKRIINTLLYVQAPFSFSIPTQDSVREGLTHSTPLKQSWEIIKQERDKLVQSLKGLSCVSKVYPSQSNFVMVILKDFDKTFARLLNRGIYVASCRWAIPSAIRISVSTKNNNQALLQALDECAIDGPLSCDIPSTPQGIKREGTGTL; translated from the coding sequence ATGTCCGCGAAGCCAATGTTAACAATTCACCCCCAAGCCCGCGATAGTATAAAAAAATTGGGTCTTCAAGGACCTTTGAAAAAGCATTTTTCACAAATTCCCTTTCAAATTGATCTGTCAAACAATACCAATCCCCTTTCCCCATATTTGCCAAATTATCCAATGATTGATCCCTTGGAACTCAAGCAACTTTACTTGGATTTTATTGGGAATGAAAGTTTAACGCCCGAAAATCTTCTCTTTACCGTGGGTTCAGCAGATGGCATTGATTTAATCTTAAGAGGTTTTGCGCAACCCCCCAGTGACGTAATTTGTGTAACCGATCCCACTTATTTTGCCTATGAACATTGGGCAACTTTATATGATTTACCTATTAAGAAAATTCCGTTAACAGGCGACAATTTTGAAGACATTTCTGTTAAAAACATTAAAAATATTGATCCAAAAATCTTTATTTTATGCAATCCCAACAATCCAACGGGTACCCAAGTCCGCACCGAAACAATTGAAAACATATGCCAAACCATTAATGGACTTGTGGTCATTGACGAAGCTTACATTGAGTTTTCTGATCAGGAGTCTGCAGCTAAGATGCTTCATAAATATGATAATCTTGTCATCTTAAGAACCCTGTCCAAAGCGTGGGGTATGGCGGGTGCACGCTGTGGAATTATCTTGGCAGACAAACGCATTATCAACACCCTTCTCTATGTTCAGGCTCCCTTCAGCTTTTCTATTCCCACACAAGATTCGGTGCGCGAAGGTTTAACTCATTCCACTCCTCTTAAACAATCTTGGGAGATCATAAAGCAAGAGCGGGATAAACTTGTTCAAAGCTTAAAAGGTTTATCTTGCGTTAGTAAGGTCTATCCGAGTCAGTCCAATTTTGTGATGGTGATTTTAAAGGATTTTGATAAAACTTTTGCAAGACTTTTGAACAGGGGCATTTATGTTGCCAGTTGCCGCTGGGCCATCCCCAGTGCTATTCGCATTTCGGTTTCTACAAAGAATAATAACCAAGCGCTTCTTCAGGCTCTAGATGAATGCGCTATAGACGGGCCGTTATCTTGTGACATACCGTCGACACCACAAGGCATCAAGCGAGAGGGGACCGGCACCCTTTAA
- a CDS encoding acyl-CoA thioesterase: METFLPPNRLLSTRAIAMPSDTNPSGDIFGGWLVAQMDLAGGSVAAVRARGRVATVAIDSLVFHEPVFVGDEVSCYAEVTRIGFSSLTLRIEAWVRRALRDEVIKVTEGTFTFVAIDNDHKPREVPKDK, encoded by the coding sequence ATGGAAACATTTTTGCCACCGAATCGATTATTGTCAACGCGGGCTATTGCTATGCCATCAGACACAAATCCAAGTGGCGATATTTTTGGTGGTTGGCTCGTTGCTCAAATGGACTTAGCTGGTGGGAGTGTTGCTGCTGTTAGGGCAAGAGGACGCGTTGCAACAGTTGCTATTGATTCTCTCGTATTCCACGAACCTGTTTTTGTGGGCGATGAAGTGAGTTGTTATGCAGAAGTCACGCGCATTGGTTTTTCATCCTTAACGCTTCGCATAGAGGCCTGGGTTCGTCGGGCGTTGCGAGACGAGGTTATAAAGGTTACTGAAGGAACCTTTACCTTTGTTGCTATAGACAATGATCATAAACCTCGGGAAGTCCCCAAAGATAAGTAA
- a CDS encoding DUF2282 domain-containing protein: protein MILKTSYIYSALVTAISISVANAENEPPKNDHERCYGIAKAGENECWGTDRNGEKHACYSWSVEDNDPYAWILVPKGTCFGRKGTLKPPPVPTKKSPV, encoded by the coding sequence ATTATCTTGAAAACTTCCTATATTTACTCTGCTCTAGTCACAGCAATTAGTATATCTGTGGCGAATGCCGAAAATGAGCCACCAAAAAACGACCATGAAAGATGTTATGGAATCGCCAAAGCTGGTGAAAATGAATGTTGGGGAACAGACAGAAATGGTGAAAAACATGCCTGCTATTCGTGGTCTGTTGAAGACAACGATCCTTACGCTTGGATTTTGGTACCCAAAGGGACATGTTTCGGAAGGAAGGGAACGCTAAAACCGCCACCTGTTCCGACAAAAAAGTCTCCCGTTTGA
- a CDS encoding DUF692 domain-containing protein — protein MSFTGLSPRQASAGVGLRRPHYTDFLNEKQPIAWLEVHAENFLNFDTPAFKILERLRQDYPVSFHAVNLSLGSSDGIDEEHVKRVKALIERINPFFVSDHLSWGRIDGYYLNDLLPIPYTHEALTLFASNLSRIQDLLERPLLIENPSSYLQFQVSEMSEAEFLGALVHRAGAGVLLDINNIYVSCSNHGWDAQQYLKAIPAGKVKEMHLSGHVLQGKLRIDDHGSQVCPEVWDLYQKAINIFGPVPTLIEWDSNVPSLTTLLDEASKAQTILDSVRVPSNTTRKERHVRFG, from the coding sequence ATGAGTTTTACAGGCTTATCTCCACGTCAAGCGTCTGCAGGTGTTGGTTTGCGTAGGCCCCATTATACAGATTTCTTAAATGAAAAGCAGCCGATAGCTTGGTTAGAGGTTCATGCAGAAAATTTCTTGAACTTTGATACACCAGCTTTCAAAATCCTGGAGCGATTGCGTCAGGATTATCCCGTCAGTTTCCATGCTGTTAATTTGTCTTTAGGATCAAGTGATGGCATTGATGAAGAACATGTGAAGCGTGTGAAAGCTCTTATCGAGCGTATCAATCCATTTTTTGTGTCAGACCATCTTTCGTGGGGGCGGATTGATGGATACTACCTCAATGATCTGTTGCCGATTCCTTATACGCACGAGGCTTTAACTCTATTCGCCTCAAACCTTTCCCGCATACAGGATTTATTAGAGCGCCCTTTATTAATTGAGAATCCTTCTTCATACTTACAATTTCAGGTGAGTGAAATGAGCGAAGCAGAATTTTTAGGAGCTTTGGTACATCGGGCTGGTGCGGGTGTTCTCTTAGATATCAATAACATTTATGTCTCTTGTTCTAATCACGGATGGGATGCTCAGCAATACTTAAAAGCCATTCCCGCCGGAAAAGTCAAAGAAATGCACCTCTCGGGCCATGTCCTGCAAGGCAAACTTCGTATTGATGATCATGGGTCACAAGTTTGTCCCGAAGTTTGGGATTTATATCAAAAAGCCATAAATATCTTTGGTCCTGTCCCGACTCTCATCGAATGGGATAGCAATGTTCCGAGCTTGACTACATTGTTAGATGAAGCCTCAAAAGCACAAACGATTCTTGATTCTGTGCGCGTTCCTTCTAATACGACTCGAAAGGAACGCCATGTCCGGTTTGGGTAA
- a CDS encoding DUF2063 domain-containing protein has protein sequence MKPQKHKRFLILCAFLLIRLERNAMSGLGKIQRDFREFILGHGYEDFMQHIKSTDLPKEESLDVYHHNIFSVHHRSLVNDYPLVFSIIDDTTARRMVRAYVEVSLPCTGSLEDWGGGFISFIQRYELASQWPYLTEMAQFEWAKHIAYCAKEKPLLNPEDMRKLVDSSQKEISFHFQPSCQLMAFLHPLEQIIQTHQNEPKKPLSDLKGTSYALILKHQGHINVYWVSASLFVFINRLKEGQDIEVAFAAAQVLEPEFDAQEAFSFLLQHPILCREGDETCV, from the coding sequence ATGAAGCCTCAAAAGCACAAACGATTCTTGATTCTGTGCGCGTTCCTTCTAATACGACTCGAAAGGAACGCCATGTCCGGTTTGGGTAAAATACAACGGGATTTTCGAGAGTTTATTCTGGGTCATGGGTATGAAGATTTTATGCAGCATATAAAATCCACAGATTTACCTAAGGAAGAGTCTCTGGATGTTTACCATCATAATATTTTTTCCGTTCATCATCGCAGCTTAGTTAATGATTACCCCTTAGTATTTTCAATTATAGACGACACAACAGCGCGTCGTATGGTTCGCGCGTACGTTGAAGTCAGTTTACCATGTACAGGTTCCTTAGAAGACTGGGGAGGCGGATTCATATCTTTTATCCAGCGATATGAATTGGCGTCGCAATGGCCCTACTTAACAGAAATGGCTCAATTTGAATGGGCTAAACATATCGCCTATTGCGCAAAAGAAAAACCATTGTTAAATCCTGAGGATATGAGAAAACTTGTGGATTCTAGCCAAAAAGAGATTAGTTTTCATTTCCAACCCTCTTGTCAGTTGATGGCTTTTCTTCATCCCTTAGAACAAATTATTCAGACTCACCAAAATGAACCCAAAAAGCCTTTATCCGATTTAAAGGGAACATCTTATGCCCTTATTTTAAAGCATCAGGGGCACATTAATGTGTATTGGGTTTCTGCTTCTTTATTTGTTTTCATAAACCGCTTAAAAGAAGGTCAAGATATTGAAGTTGCCTTTGCTGCAGCCCAAGTTTTAGAACCAGAATTTGATGCTCAAGAAGCATTCAGTTTTCTTTTACAACATCCCATTTTATGCCGAGAAGGAGACGAAACATGTGTTTGA
- a CDS encoding DoxX family protein → MPRRRRNMCLTKKLTRLFERLEYYGWPVLLLGIRFWMAFTFGRTAIVKVKHLDATLSLFRFEYHIPFISPDIAAYLTMFFELACPALLILGLMTRLATIPLLVIVGVIHFTYITHHDHMDWILMLGVLLLKGAGPLSLDALWCRRYVTR, encoded by the coding sequence ATGCCGAGAAGGAGACGAAACATGTGTTTGACTAAAAAATTAACCCGTCTGTTTGAACGACTTGAGTATTATGGCTGGCCTGTCCTTTTGCTGGGCATTCGATTCTGGATGGCATTTACATTTGGCAGAACGGCAATCGTAAAAGTTAAACACCTAGACGCAACATTAAGTTTATTTCGATTTGAATATCATATTCCTTTTATATCTCCGGATATTGCAGCCTATCTGACAATGTTCTTTGAACTTGCTTGCCCGGCGTTATTAATTCTTGGCCTGATGACCCGACTGGCAACAATTCCGCTGCTTGTGATCGTCGGGGTTATACATTTCACATACATAACCCACCACGATCATATGGATTGGATACTGATGTTGGGTGTCCTTCTATTAAAGGGTGCCGGTCCCCTCTCGCTTGATGCCTTGTGGTGTCGACGGTATGTCACAAGATAA